A DNA window from Brassica napus cultivar Da-Ae chromosome A4, Da-Ae, whole genome shotgun sequence contains the following coding sequences:
- the LOC106400734 gene encoding S-locus-specific glycoprotein S13-like — MANHQTFISYYIVLILVPFVWSSNTLTANQILSISSNLTMISPGNVFELGFFKLAGSNTKEDGERWYLGLWFYKASSKMNPLWVANRESPLYDSKGALKIYKSNLVIVNQSGNIIWSSSNAVVPSPPKTSSVVAELLSNGNFVLRYSDDNRGDSFLWESFDYPTDTLLPGSDLAKGVNRSLTSWISNNNPSTGIYSYALLSKNQEMFLLDAKSSPVYRRSFGLKTPYALGNGYYLLLLQVTYDGLLQQFSWSPTTREKTLLWRGPRDRCDLYGKICGSNSVCSLEKVDVHVFAGCTCFKGFKPRNWRGWWLRNMTEGCQRISRLNCTGNGFQVLKNVKLPDTKDAGLERSIGPKECRQRCIEDCSCTGFANVELDCFLYSSDLVDLRTLQSGQQLYIKVATSYLGKFFISS; from the coding sequence ATGGCAAATCATCAGACCTTTATTTCATACTATATTGTTTTGATTCTCGTGCCATTTGTATGGTCGTCAAACACTTTGACAGCTAACCAAATTCTCTCGATCTCAAGCAATCTCACAATGATTTCTCCCGGTAACGTTTTCGAGCTCGGTTTCTTCAAACTCGCCGGGTCTAATACTAAAGAAGATGGCGAGCGTTGGTACCTAGGCTTGTGGTTCTACAAAGCTAGTTCGAAGATGAATCCTCTTTGGGTAGCTAATCGAGAGAGCCCCTTGTATGATTCCAAGGGAGCCTTAAAAATATACAAGTCCAACCTCGTCATTGTCAATCAATCTGGAAACATTATATGGTCCTCTTCGAATGCGGTAGTCCCTTCTCCTCCTAAAACATCTTCGGTGGTAGCAGAGCTTCTATCTAACGGAAACTTCGTGTTGAGATACTCAGACGACAACAGGGGGGATTCGTTTCTTTGGGAAAGTTTCGATTACCCGACCGACACACTACTCCCTGGGTCTGATTTGGCTAAAGGCGTCAACAGAAGCCTTACTTCGTGGATAAGCAACAACAACCCTTCTACCGGAATTTATTCGTATGCATTGCTGAGCAAAAATCAGGAGATGTTTTTGTTGGACGCGAAATCATCACCGGTTTACAGAAGAAGTTTCGGTTTAAAGACACCTTATGCACTTGGCAATGGATACTACTTGCTACTACTGCAAGTTACATATGACGGATTATTACAGCAGTTTTCGTGGTCTCCAACTACACGTGAAAAGACCTTGCTATGGCGTGGGCCCAGAGATAGATGCGATCTTTACGGCAAGATTTGTGGTTCTAACAGCGTCTGCAGCCTTGAGAAGGTGGACGTTCACGTGTTTGCCGGCTGTACGTGTTTCAAAGGCTTTAAGCCAAGAAACTGGCGGGGATGGTGGTTAAGAAACATGACAGAAGGATGCCAGAGAATAAGTCGGTTGAACTGTACTGGCAATGGGTTTCAAGTTCTGAAGAATGTCAAGTTGCCAGATACAAAGGACGCGGGTTTGGAGAGGAGCATTGGTCCAAAGGAATGTAGACAAAGGTGTATAGAAGATTGCAGCTGTACGGGGTTTGCTAATGTGGAGTTGGATTGCTTCCTTTACAGTTCTGATCTAGTTGATTTACGAACACTGCAAAGTGGTCAACAATTATACATCAAAGTGGCTACTAGTTATCTCGGTAAATTTTTTATCTCTTCATAG
- the LOC106449207 gene encoding G-type lectin S-receptor-like serine/threonine-protein kinase SRK yields the protein MQKPSGATDLLIDGDRTDSYEVVAARVQRIEFLTIAEATNDFCDSNILGKGGFGTVYKGKLVEGTDIAVKRLTRMSDSGTSQFLNEVNLISELQHFNVISLLGYCFHSDEHILVFEYHANRSLDLYIFGSTESSKLSWKIRHKIIKGIARGMTYLHHDSCVTIIHRDLKVSNILLDKDMNPKISDFGISRLVSRDHIQTNTNKVAGTRGYIAPECWSDKIFTKKTDVFSFGVVILEIISGKANYKFTNSKGETSLLTCMWRNWEEESLLEVVDPSIMDSSSSPLTMIQIVRYTQIGLLCIQNIPQDRPTMSSLVVMFESSTELPRPKPPVYFNSDTTYSTFEIGSTSMSTTMSSLVRTEYSTRHTYNVLPCGNVRKFNRASSA from the exons ATGCAGAAGCCATCAGGAGCAACTG ATTTGCTAATCGACGGAGATAGAACTGACTCGTACGAGGTTGTGGCAGCTCGAGTTCAACGGATAGAGTTTCTAACTATAGCTGAAGCAACAAACGACTTTTGTGATTCAAACATACTTGGCAAAGGTGGATTTGGTACAGTTTACAAG GGAAAATTAGTTGAGGGGACAGATATCGCTGTGAAGAGACTGACCAGAATGTCAGATTCGGGAACCTCTCAGTTCTTGAACGAGGTGAATTTAATTTCAGAACTTCAGCACTTCAATGTTATTAGTCTACTTGGGTATTGTTTCCACAGTGACGAGCACATATTGGTGTTCGAGTACCACGCAAATCGAAGCCTTGATTTGTATATCTTTG GAAGTACCGAAAGCTCTAAGCTAAGTTGGAAAATaagacataaaataattaaaggaATCGCAAGAGGAATGACGTATCTCCACCACGATTCATGTGTAACGATCATCCACCGAGATTTGAAAGTAAGCAACATCTTGCTTGATAAAGATATGAATCCCAAAATATCGGATTTTGGGATTTCTCGACTAGTTAGTAGAGACCATATCCAAACCAACACGAATAAGGTAGCTGGAACCCG GGGATACATAGCTCCCGAGTGCTGGTCTGACAAGATATTCACAAAAAAAACTGATGTCTTTAGTTTTGGAGTTGTGATTCTTGAAATAATAAGCGGCAAGGCGAACTATAAGTTCACCAACTCTAAGGGAGAGACTAGTCTCCTCACATGC ATGTGGAGGAACTGGGAAGAAGAAAGCTTGCTTGAGGTAGTTGATCCATCCATTATGGATTCATCATCTTCACCGTTAACAATGATTCAGATCGTTCGATATACCCAAATTGGTCTGTTATGCATTCAAAATATTCCACAAGACAGACCTACAATGTCCTCCCTTGTGGTAATGTTTGAAAGTTCAACCGAACTTCCTCGTCCTAAACCTCCCGTTTATTTTAACAGTGACACTACATACAGTACTTTTGAGATCGGTTCTACATCTATGTCGACAACAATGTCCTCCCTTGTGCGTACAGAATATTCCACGAGACATACCTACAATGTCCTCCCTTGTGGTAATGTAAGAAAGTTCAACAGAGCTTCCTCGGCCTAA